From Thermus brockianus, the proteins below share one genomic window:
- a CDS encoding cobyrinate a,c-diamide synthase, producing the protein MRLLLAAPHSGAGKTTLSLALALALRERGLRVQAFKVGPDYIDPTHLEAATGRRPYNLDGFFLDEGGLLALFRHGARGADFALVEGVMGLFDGKDPVGRVGSTAQVARLLRLPVALVVDAKGMAGSIAALVRGFRDHDPEVPLVGVFANRVGSERHAELLKEALAPLGLPLLGWLPQDPALALPERHLGLVLAGEVAPPLEALRRAFRVDLEATLRLAGAAPPLPEAPSFLPERRPPRVRLAYAWDRAFRFYYPEALELLEALGAELVPFSPLEDEALPEAEALLLGGGYPELFAERLSANRAMREAIRRFPGPVVAECGGYMYLSQGLWVGEAFYPMVGLVPGEARMAERPVLGYREVEALQDNPLARRGEVYKGHEFHYARLPQSPSPAWRRVGGEEVEGYADGRVLASFVHLYLPARPEGAERLLECARAGGAPGEGWA; encoded by the coding sequence ATGCGCCTCCTCCTGGCGGCGCCCCACTCGGGGGCGGGCAAGACCACCCTCTCCCTCGCCCTGGCCCTGGCCCTGAGGGAGCGGGGCCTGAGGGTCCAGGCCTTCAAGGTGGGCCCCGACTACATTGACCCCACCCACCTGGAGGCGGCCACCGGAAGGAGGCCCTACAACCTGGACGGCTTCTTCCTGGACGAGGGGGGCCTTCTCGCCCTCTTCCGCCACGGGGCGAGGGGGGCGGACTTCGCCTTGGTGGAGGGGGTGATGGGGCTCTTTGACGGCAAGGACCCCGTGGGCCGGGTGGGGTCCACGGCCCAGGTGGCCCGGCTTTTGCGCCTGCCCGTGGCCTTGGTGGTGGACGCCAAGGGGATGGCGGGCTCCATCGCCGCCCTGGTGCGGGGCTTCCGCGACCACGACCCGGAGGTGCCCCTCGTGGGGGTCTTCGCCAACCGGGTGGGCTCCGAGCGCCATGCGGAGCTCCTCAAGGAGGCCCTCGCCCCCTTGGGCCTCCCCCTCTTGGGCTGGCTCCCCCAGGACCCCGCCTTGGCCCTGCCCGAAAGGCACCTGGGCCTGGTCCTCGCCGGGGAGGTGGCCCCGCCCCTGGAGGCCCTGCGGCGGGCCTTCCGGGTGGACCTCGAGGCCACCCTCCGCCTCGCCGGGGCCGCCCCGCCCCTCCCCGAGGCCCCCTCCTTCCTCCCGGAAAGGCGCCCGCCCCGGGTGCGCCTGGCCTACGCCTGGGACCGGGCCTTCCGCTTCTACTATCCGGAGGCCCTGGAGCTTTTGGAGGCCCTGGGGGCCGAGCTCGTCCCCTTTAGCCCCCTGGAGGACGAAGCCCTCCCCGAGGCGGAGGCCCTCCTCCTAGGGGGCGGCTACCCGGAGCTCTTCGCCGAGCGGCTTTCCGCCAACAGGGCCATGCGGGAGGCCATCCGCCGTTTTCCCGGGCCCGTGGTGGCGGAGTGCGGGGGGTATATGTACCTCTCCCAGGGGCTTTGGGTGGGGGAGGCCTTCTACCCCATGGTGGGCCTGGTCCCGGGGGAGGCCCGGATGGCGGAAAGGCCCGTCCTGGGCTACCGGGAGGTGGAGGCCCTCCAGGATAACCCCTTGGCCCGAAGGGGCGAGGTCTACAAGGGCCACGAGTTCCACTACGCCCGCCTCCCCCAGTCCCCAAGCCCCGCTTGGCGCCGGGTGGGCGGGGAGGAGGTGGAGGGGTATGCGGACGGGAGGGTTTTGGCGAGCTTCGTCCACCTTTACCTCCCGGCGAGGCCCGAGGGGGCGGAGCGGCTTCTGGAATGCGCCCGTGCGGGCGGTGCCCCGGGGGAGGGCTGGGCTTAG
- the cobO gene encoding cob(I)yrinic acid a,c-diamide adenosyltransferase, translating to MEGPRRVKPYAKPQGERRGLLLVYTGDGKGKSTAAFGLALRAHGRGLRVRVFQFIKHATARFGEHRALARLGIPIEGLGDGFTWKSRDLEASAGLAREGWQRAKEALLSGEYDLVILDEATYPLRYGWIDLEEFLETLKARPPHVHVVVTGRGAPEALLAQADTVTEMRKVKHAFDQGVPAQRGMEH from the coding sequence ATGGAAGGGCCTCGTCGGGTGAAACCCTACGCCAAGCCCCAAGGGGAGCGGAGGGGCCTCCTCCTCGTCTACACCGGGGACGGCAAGGGGAAAAGCACCGCCGCCTTCGGCCTCGCCCTGAGGGCCCACGGTCGGGGCCTTAGGGTGCGGGTCTTCCAATTCATCAAGCACGCCACCGCCCGCTTTGGGGAACACCGGGCCTTGGCCCGCCTTGGCATCCCCATTGAGGGGTTGGGGGATGGTTTCACGTGGAAAAGCCGGGACCTGGAGGCCTCGGCCGGGCTTGCCCGGGAGGGCTGGCAAAGGGCCAAGGAGGCCCTCCTCTCGGGGGAGTACGACCTCGTGATCCTGGACGAGGCCACCTACCCCTTGCGCTACGGGTGGATAGACCTGGAGGAGTTCCTGGAAACCCTCAAGGCCCGTCCGCCCCACGTGCACGTGGTGGTCACGGGCAGAGGGGCGCCCGAGGCGCTTCTGGCCCAGGCGGACACGGTGACGGAGATGCGCAAGGTGAAGCACGCCTTTGACCAGGGCGTGCCGGCGCAAAGGGGGATGGAGCACTGA